In one Choloepus didactylus isolate mChoDid1 chromosome 1, mChoDid1.pri, whole genome shotgun sequence genomic region, the following are encoded:
- the LOC119526789 gene encoding LOW QUALITY PROTEIN: alkylated DNA repair protein alkB homolog 8-like (The sequence of the model RefSeq protein was modified relative to this genomic sequence to represent the inferred CDS: substituted 1 base at 1 genomic stop codon), producing the protein MKHKNIHATLRLSKIVMDFKHPDGVTVPVMLPRRSFLVMTGESRYLCTHGLPFGLXQPETPPSFPESDKEASQLEQEYVHSVYEEIAGHFSSTRHTPWPHILEFLKALPNGSIVADVGCGNGKYLGINKELYMIGCDRSQNLVDICRERQFQAFVCDALVVPICSESCDACISMAIIHHFATVEHRVTALQELVRLLRPGGKALIYVWAMEQEYNKQKSKYLRGNRISQGMKEVLSSNISVQGLFVKQVSDVDSQDLTCSIPSNDDLQEAGCNSRKVGNSKLPIHTNRTSFHSQDLLVPWHLKGNPAKDKPVQPFGLDGSHDPSPVFHHYYHVFCKGELSNVSILQNYYDQGNWCVILQKV; encoded by the exons atgaagcacaagaaCATACAC gcgaccctccggctctccaagatTGTCATGGATTTTAAGCACCCAGATGGTGTCACAGTGCCAGTTATGTTGCCTCGTCGGAGTTTCCTGGTGATGACAGGAGAATCTAGGTACCTTTGTACCCATGGATTACCCTTTGGTCTGTGACAGCCAgaaactccaccctcatttccaGAGAGTGATAAAGAAGCTTCACAGCTGGAACAAGAGTATGTCCATAGTGTTTATGAAGAAATTGCTGGGCATTTCAGCAGCACAAGACACACTCCTTGGCCACATATTTTGGAGTTTTTGAAAGCTTTGCCAAATGGTTCAATAGTAGCTGATGTTGGATGTGGAAATGGAAAATATCTTGGCATCAATAAGGAGTTATATATGATTGGTTGTGATCGTAGCCAAAACCTTGTGGACATTTGTAGAGAGAGGCAATTTCAGGCCTTTGTCTGTGATGCATTAGTAGTACCAATCTGTAGTGAGTCTTGTGATGCCTGTATCTCCATGGCCATCATTCACCATTTTGCAACAGTAGAGCATAGAGTGACAGCTCTCCAAGAACTTGTTCGACTCTTGAGACCTGGTGGGAAGGCACTCATTTATGTCTGGGCAATGGAACAAGAATATAATAAGCAGAAGTCCAAGTATCTTAGAGGAAACAGAATTAGCCAAGGAATGAAAGAGGTGCTCAGCAGCAATATATCAGTGCAAGGGTTGTTTGTCAAGCAAGTGTCTGATGTGGACAGTCAAGATTTGACATGTTCCATCCCCTCCAATGATGACTTGCAGGAGGCAGGCTGTAATTCAAGGAAAGTTGGTAATTCCAAGCTTCCTATTCACACTAACAGGACTTCTTTTCATTCTCAAGACCTACTTGTTCCTTGGCACCTTAAGGGAAACCCTGCTAAAGACAAACCTGTTCAGCCATTTGGTCTGGATGGATCCCATGACCCAAGTCCTGTGTTTCATCATTACTACCATGTATTCTGTAAGGGAGAATTGAGTAATGTAAGCATTCTGCAAAACTATTATGATCAGGGAAACTGGTGTGTGATTCTTCAAAAGGTGTAA
- the ZNF589 gene encoding LOW QUALITY PROTEIN: zinc finger protein 589 (The sequence of the model RefSeq protein was modified relative to this genomic sequence to represent the inferred CDS: inserted 2 bases in 1 codon; deleted 1 base in 1 codon; substituted 1 base at 1 genomic stop codon), whose product MTLLTENFLFSAESKSEFHPWPSCPLSFGSQQFLSQRELCTHPSRSSHAGNQLLPGSPYPDDHQQQQQHSDKNHWGAGAEEQGIGDSNPLFWRTSEKGNSLVFSSPPQGGTPVSSQGGNRVLEIQHSPAQTVSSEXTDKASEGVEESVKFGECEFSQKSNLFRHKTVTGKKXSYICRECGRSFSRKSALNRHQRTHSGKPLGVQGVSV is encoded by the exons ATGACTCTTCTGACTGAAAACTTTCTCTTTTCAGCAGAATCAAAGTCAGAATTCCATCCCTGGCCCTCCTGCCCTCTCTCCTTTGGCAGTCAGCAGTTCCTCAGCCAACGTGAGCTATGCACTCATCCTAGTCGAAGCTCACATGCAGGAAATCAACTCCTACCAGGGAGTCCCTACCCAGATGATcatcagcagcagcaacaacattCTGATAAAAATCACTGGGGGGCTGGAGCAGAAGAGCAAGGAATAGGAGACTCTAATCCCTTGTTTTGGAGAACTAGTGAGAAGGGGAATTCATTGGTTTTCTCTAGCCCACCACAGGGTGGGACT CCAGTAAGCTCTCAGGGAGGCAACAGGGTGTTGGAGATACAACACAGTCCAGCCCAGACTGTGAGCTCTGAGTAAACCGACAAAGCTTCTGAGGGGGTAGAAGAATCAGTCAAGTTTGGGGAGTGTGAATTTAGCCAGAAGTCAAACCTATTCAGACACAAGACAGtcacagggaaaaa atcttACATATGCAGGGAGTGTGGACGAAGCTTTAGCCGTAAGTCAGCCCTCAACAGACACCAGAGGACACACTCAGGGAAACCCTTAGGTGTGCAAGGAGTGAGTGTGTGA